A DNA window from Desulfobacterales bacterium contains the following coding sequences:
- a CDS encoding radical SAM protein, translating to MLESEKGTVRKNWSGRTKIALVYPNQYHVGMSNLGFQAVYQLLNRMDAVVCERAFLPDDGPKAQRLVSLESGRPLGDFDIVAFSISFENDFPNLLTVLEKAALPLKAIDRGNPHPLVMAGGVACFSNPEPIAEFIDLFVIGEAEPVLTQFVERFDPGVDRATLLKSLAQNIPGIYVPAFYQPRYRTDGTLSSFRPLGDVPPTIKRVFLDDLSRAPTTSAIITSHTTFGRSFLVETGRGCPHGCRFCSAGYIYRPPRFVPLPILESCLEKGRSLSDKVGLVGAAVSNLPEIEALCSRILHSGMTASFSSLRADALSAGLVGVLKQSGVKTATIAPDAGSQRLRAVINKGISEADILNAAQMLIQNGIPNLKLYFMIGLPTETSEDVDGIVSLCKRIKHTFLKSSRARKRIGDITVGLNSFVPKPFTPFQWAPMDEVPVLKDKIKTVRKGLKPVANVRLHADIPRWAYLQALFSRGDRRVADLLLAAHSNRGNWPQTFKESPLNPAFYVHRERYLQERFPWDFIEHGLNKSFLEAEYKKALKAKPSPPCPMESCQICGVCRKSDPLIPIP from the coding sequence TTGCTGGAATCAGAAAAGGGAACGGTTCGAAAAAACTGGAGCGGTCGCACGAAGATTGCCCTCGTGTATCCCAATCAATACCATGTGGGCATGTCCAACCTCGGTTTTCAAGCCGTTTACCAGCTCCTCAACCGGATGGACGCTGTTGTCTGCGAACGCGCTTTTCTACCGGACGATGGACCGAAGGCCCAACGTCTGGTCTCTCTGGAATCCGGCCGTCCGCTGGGCGATTTTGATATCGTCGCGTTTTCAATCTCATTTGAAAACGATTTCCCCAATCTTCTCACCGTACTTGAAAAGGCAGCGCTCCCCCTTAAAGCCATTGACAGAGGCAACCCCCACCCCCTCGTCATGGCAGGGGGAGTCGCCTGCTTTTCCAATCCGGAACCGATTGCAGAATTTATCGATCTTTTTGTCATAGGAGAAGCAGAGCCCGTCCTGACACAGTTTGTTGAACGCTTTGATCCCGGGGTCGACCGGGCAACGCTGTTAAAGAGCCTCGCTCAAAATATACCCGGTATTTATGTGCCGGCATTTTATCAGCCCCGCTACCGAACCGACGGCACCCTCTCCTCTTTTAGGCCGCTTGGCGATGTACCCCCTACAATCAAGCGCGTCTTTTTGGACGATCTCTCCCGCGCCCCCACCACCAGTGCAATTATTACGTCCCATACCACATTCGGCCGTTCTTTCCTGGTGGAGACCGGCAGGGGCTGCCCCCATGGGTGCCGGTTCTGCAGTGCCGGCTATATTTACCGGCCGCCGCGATTCGTGCCGCTGCCGATCCTGGAGAGCTGTCTGGAAAAGGGCCGGTCGCTGTCCGACAAGGTCGGCTTGGTGGGCGCGGCCGTATCCAACCTGCCTGAAATCGAAGCCCTCTGCAGCCGCATCCTCCATAGCGGCATGACCGCTTCCTTCAGTTCATTAAGGGCCGACGCCCTTTCAGCCGGGCTGGTGGGCGTCCTAAAGCAAAGCGGCGTCAAGACCGCCACCATCGCTCCGGATGCAGGGTCCCAGCGTCTGCGCGCTGTCATCAACAAAGGCATTTCGGAGGCGGACATACTCAATGCCGCCCAGATGCTGATTCAGAACGGCATTCCGAATTTAAAGCTCTACTTCATGATCGGGCTGCCCACCGAAACATCGGAAGATGTAGACGGCATCGTGTCGTTGTGCAAGCGGATCAAACACACGTTTTTAAAGTCCAGCAGGGCCCGGAAACGCATCGGCGATATCACCGTCGGCCTGAACTCCTTTGTCCCCAAACCCTTCACCCCCTTTCAGTGGGCCCCCATGGATGAAGTGCCTGTTTTGAAAGACAAGATCAAAACCGTCCGAAAGGGATTAAAGCCGGTGGCAAACGTCCGCCTGCACGCGGATATTCCCCGCTGGGCCTACCTCCAGGCCTTGTTTTCCCGGGGGGATCGCAGGGTTGCCGATCTGTTGCTCGCAGCCCATTCCAATAGGGGAAACTGGCCCCAGACCTTTAAAGAATCCCCCCTGAACCCCGCTTTTTATGTTCACCGGGAGCGATACCTGCAGGAACGCTTCCCCTGGGATTTTATCGAGCATGGCCTTAATAAATCGTTTTTAGAAGCAGAATATAAAAAAGCGCTGAAGGCTAAACCATCGCCCCCCTGCCCCATGGAATCCTGCCAAATCTGCGGCGTCTGCAGGAAAAGTGATCCTCTGATCCCTATCCCCTGA